The following proteins come from a genomic window of Winogradskyella sp. PC-19:
- the gldJ gene encoding gliding motility lipoprotein GldJ, whose product MNFKLLAAAALVVTAFSCKRSSNSSNVDSATGWAINDKQGGFQYNTKFKEQETPPGTVFIEGGTFTMGKVQDDPMHDWNNSPSQQHVQSFYMDESEVTNVNYLMYLDYLKSVYPPEDPNYANIYKGALPDTLVWRNRLGYNEMMTENYLRHPAYGNYPVVGVSWIQAVEYTSWRTDRVSEMSLQKAGYLERDSQYTAEGGSTFSTDTYINAPTKTYGGNDSIINPIKSRRRVQVNAKGDTINVYAKRESGLIGPKYRLPTEVEWEYAALGMSELRSYNIYRGRKKYPWDGQYTRSGSRAKRGDQLANFKQSKGDYGGIAGWSDDGADITQEVKFYEPNDYGLYDMAGNVAEWVADVYRPIVDDEFNDFNYYRGNTYYKNAINDDGSVKIVQETVYDTLSNGKIVARNLPGEIETVPVDEDETYLRTNFDRSDNRNFRDGDQKSSRYYRDNFEDGEEGEFDTRKVYNSPKHKIDQDSASGKMLKEYDKSSRRTSLINDEARVFKGGSWKDRSYWIDPAQRRFFPQDMATDYIGFRCAVSRVGSKSKTNKKKRN is encoded by the coding sequence ATGAATTTTAAATTATTAGCAGCCGCAGCCCTAGTAGTTACTGCTTTTAGTTGTAAACGCTCATCAAACTCCAGTAATGTAGATAGCGCTACTGGTTGGGCTATAAATGACAAACAAGGTGGTTTTCAATACAACACCAAGTTTAAAGAACAAGAGACACCTCCAGGTACTGTATTTATAGAAGGTGGTACTTTTACCATGGGTAAAGTACAAGATGATCCAATGCACGATTGGAATAATTCTCCATCACAACAACACGTACAATCATTTTATATGGATGAGTCAGAGGTAACTAATGTCAATTACCTTATGTACTTGGACTATTTAAAAAGTGTATATCCTCCTGAAGACCCAAATTATGCTAACATATACAAAGGAGCACTTCCTGATACTTTAGTTTGGAGAAATCGTTTAGGATATAATGAAATGATGACAGAAAACTACTTGCGTCACCCTGCTTATGGTAATTATCCTGTTGTAGGTGTAAGTTGGATACAAGCTGTAGAATATACAAGCTGGAGAACAGATAGAGTTTCTGAAATGTCTTTGCAAAAAGCTGGGTATTTAGAAAGAGATTCTCAATACACAGCTGAAGGTGGAAGTACTTTTAGTACAGACACATACATAAATGCTCCAACTAAAACTTATGGAGGAAATGATTCTATCATTAATCCAATAAAATCTAGAAGACGCGTACAAGTTAACGCTAAAGGTGATACTATAAATGTTTATGCCAAAAGAGAATCTGGCCTTATTGGTCCAAAATATAGATTACCTACCGAAGTAGAATGGGAATACGCCGCACTTGGAATGAGTGAGCTAAGAAGTTATAACATCTACAGAGGTCGTAAGAAATACCCTTGGGATGGTCAATATACGCGTTCTGGAAGTCGTGCTAAGCGTGGTGACCAATTAGCAAACTTCAAACAAAGTAAAGGTGATTATGGTGGAATTGCAGGTTGGTCTGACGATGGTGCTGATATCACTCAAGAAGTGAAATTTTATGAGCCTAACGATTATGGGTTATATGATATGGCTGGTAATGTTGCGGAATGGGTTGCTGATGTTTACAGACCAATAGTAGATGATGAATTTAACGATTTTAACTACTATAGAGGTAACACATATTACAAAAATGCTATAAACGATGATGGTAGCGTTAAGATTGTTCAAGAAACAGTTTATGACACATTAAGTAATGGTAAAATAGTTGCACGTAATCTTCCTGGAGAAATTGAAACTGTACCTGTCGATGAAGATGAAACTTACCTTAGAACAAACTTTGATAGAAGTGATAACAGAAACTTTAGAGACGGTGATCAAAAATCATCAAGATACTATAGAGATAATTTTGAAGACGGTGAAGAAGGAGAGTTTGATACTAGAAAAGTATACAACTCACCAAAACACAAAATAGATCAAGATTCTGCTAGTGGAAAAATGCTAAAAGAATATGATAAATCTTCAAGAAGAACGTCTTTAATAAATGACGAAGCTCGAGTTTTTAAAGGTGGTTCTTGGAAAGATAGATCTTACTGGATTGACCCTGCACAACGTAGATTCTTCCCACAAGATATGGCAACAGATTATATTGGGTTCAGATGTGCAGTATCGCGTGTTGGCTCTAAATCTAAGACTAACAAAAAGAAACGTAACTAA
- a CDS encoding UDP-N-acetylmuramoyl-tripeptide--D-alanyl-D-alanine ligase — translation MNTKALYEIFLKYKSVCTDTRKLKKNDIYFALKGDNFDGNKFVKSALENGASYCVVDDASIVEMSDKVIVVEDTLTTLQQLANYHRNQLTYPIIALTGSNGKTTTKELILSVLSSIYKVKATKGNLNNHIGVPLTLLSFTKGLNFGIVEMGANHQKEIEFLSAIAEPNFGLITNFGKAHLEGFGGVEGVIKGKSELYDYLKANQKTVFINTDDEKQIQQIGDYNNIVTFGENTESNCIISFNGANPFVYLSYNNISIKTQLIGSYNYNNIAVAVAIGKHFKVPTSKIKSAIEAYQPDNNRSEIREIKSNKIILDAYNANPTSMLAALTNFKQLEAEKKVLFLGDMFELGESASEEHQSIVNFSERNFEDNIYLVGENFYLTQTNEKTNKFSSFENLKAALKTKSIQDTTILIKGSRGMALERILEIL, via the coding sequence ATGAATACAAAAGCCTTATACGAGATATTTTTAAAATACAAATCTGTATGTACAGATACACGTAAACTCAAAAAAAACGATATCTATTTTGCTCTAAAAGGAGATAACTTTGATGGTAATAAATTTGTAAAGTCAGCATTAGAAAATGGCGCTAGCTATTGCGTCGTAGATGATGCTTCAATAGTAGAAATGTCGGATAAAGTTATAGTAGTCGAAGATACTTTGACAACTCTTCAGCAATTAGCAAATTATCACCGTAATCAATTAACTTACCCAATAATCGCCCTAACTGGAAGTAATGGTAAGACAACTACAAAAGAATTAATACTTAGTGTACTCTCATCTATTTACAAAGTAAAAGCGACTAAAGGCAATCTCAACAATCATATTGGAGTGCCATTAACACTACTAAGTTTTACAAAAGGTTTAAATTTTGGTATTGTTGAAATGGGAGCAAATCATCAAAAAGAAATCGAATTTTTATCTGCAATCGCAGAACCAAACTTTGGTCTTATTACAAATTTTGGCAAAGCACATCTCGAAGGTTTTGGCGGAGTTGAAGGTGTTATTAAAGGCAAATCAGAGCTATATGATTATTTAAAAGCTAATCAAAAAACAGTTTTTATAAATACAGATGACGAAAAACAAATACAACAGATTGGTGATTATAATAACATAGTAACCTTCGGTGAAAATACCGAAAGTAATTGTATCATTTCATTTAATGGTGCAAACCCATTTGTTTATCTTTCTTATAATAATATTTCAATTAAAACTCAACTTATAGGTAGTTACAACTACAATAACATTGCAGTTGCTGTAGCTATAGGAAAACACTTTAAAGTACCCACGTCTAAAATCAAATCGGCTATAGAAGCTTATCAACCCGATAATAATAGATCTGAAATTCGTGAGATAAAATCTAATAAAATAATATTAGATGCATACAACGCTAATCCTACAAGTATGTTAGCCGCATTAACAAATTTTAAACAATTAGAAGCTGAAAAAAAAGTACTATTCCTAGGAGACATGTTTGAACTTGGCGAGTCTGCTTCAGAAGAACACCAATCCATTGTTAATTTTTCTGAAAGAAATTTTGAAGACAACATTTACTTAGTTGGAGAAAACTTTTATTTGACTCAAACAAATGAAAAAACCAATAAATTTTCTTCATTTGAAAATCTAAAAGCAGCACTAAAAACTAAGTCAATTCAAGACACTACCATACTAATTAAAGGTTCAAGAGGAATGGCTTTAGAACGAATACTAGAAATCCTCTAA